The Oncorhynchus mykiss isolate Arlee chromosome 28, USDA_OmykA_1.1, whole genome shotgun sequence genome includes a window with the following:
- the LOC110509161 gene encoding 40S ribosomal protein S8: MGISRDNWHKRRKTGGKRKPYHKKRKYELGRPPANTKIGPRRIHTVRTRGGNKKYRALRVDVGNFSWGSECCTRKTRIIDVVYNASNNELVRTKTLVKNCIVLVDSLPYRQWYEAHFATPLGRKKGAKLTPEEEEVINKKRSKKIQKKFDERKKNCKISPLLEEQFMQGKLLACIASKPGQCGRVDGYVLEGKELEFYLRKIKAKKGK; encoded by the exons ATGG GTATCTCTAGGGACAACTGGCATAAACGCCGCAAGACCGGCGGCAAACGAAAGCCCTACCACAAGAAGAGGAAGTATGAGCTGGGTCGCCCTCCTGCCAACACCAAG ATTGGACCTCGGCGTATTCACACGGTGAGGACCCGCGGCGGTAACAAGAAGTACCGAGCTCTGAGGGTCGACGTGGGCAACTTCTCCTGGGGCTCTGAGT GCTGCACTCGTAAAACCAGGATCATTGATGTGGTGTACAACGCCTCTAACAACGAGTTGGTGAGAACCAAGACCTTGGTGAAGAACTGCATCGTTCTCGTCGACAGCCTGCCTTACAGGCAGTGGTATGAGGCCCACTTCGCCACTCCTCTGGGACGCAAGAAGGGAGCCAAGTTG actccagaggaggaggaggtgatcaACAAGAAGAGGTCGAAGAAGATTCAGAAGAAGTTTGATGAGCGCAAGAAGAACTGCAAGATCAGCCCTCTCCTGGAGGAACAGTTCATGCAGGGGAAACTCCTCG CCTGCATTGCCTCCAAGCCCGGCCAGTGCGGAAGGGTGGATGGCTACGTGTTGGAGGGCAAGGAGCTGGAGTTctacctgaggaaaatcaaagccAAGAAGGGCAAATAG
- the LOC110509160 gene encoding ankyrin repeat and SOCS box protein 17 produces MSDSDEDHTEGEDNVFLNLVARVIRKPLYRFPGQWGHETYEPRIYRSLGTILRNATSEEFDAFIMDFIDFARTAHARLDMQFYMEFINVCTNTILHWVFARRRSADIVRKLMERTSVFLQDQTNNLAIAWRCFTPIYSPSPMGGVTPLMFVAQNRQCEVLKVLLQYGMLEKERRPTYIIISVLFNPPRLEALDERCHATVTRELRDCMALCFRVLSHVSMSDIEMQIVYGRKPLIEDWRDHIPPSRYKDPCELTHLCRMVVRTALLARGRLPDGIKSLPLPTLLQGYLNLES; encoded by the exons ATGTCGGATAGTGACGAAGACCACACCGAAGGCGAGGATAACGTTTTTCTCAACCTCGTCGCGCGTGTCATCCGGAAACCCCTCTACCGGTTTCCAGGGCAGTGGGGTCACGAGACCTACGAGCCACGGATCTACAGAAGTCTGGGTACCATCCTACGGAACGCGACCTCGGAAGAATTCGATGCTTTTATAATGGACTTTATTGATTTTGCGCGGACGGCTCATGCGCGCCTGGACATGCAGTTCTACATGGAGTTCATTAACGTGTGCACCAATACCATCCTGCACTGGGTGTTTGCGCGCAGGCGCAGCGCCGACATAGTCCGGAAGTTGATGGAGAGGACGTCGGTGTTTCTGCAGGACCAGACTAACAACTTGGCCATAGCatggag GTGTTTCACACCCATCTACAGCCCCAGCCCCATGGGCGGGGTGACCCCACTGATGTTCGTGGCCCAGAACAGGCAGTGTGAAGTGCTGAAGGTGTTGCTGCAGTATGGGAtgctggagaaggagaggagacccaCCTACATCATCATCTCTGTCCTGTTTAACCCCCCGAGACTGGAGGCGCTGGATGAACGCTGTCACGCCACCGTCACCAGGGAACTCAGGGACTGTATGGCTCTCTGCTTCAGGGTGCTCAGCCATGTATCCATGTCTGATATAGAG ATGCAGATTGTGTACGGTCGTAAGCCCCTGATTGAAGACTGGCGAGACCACATCCCCCCAAGTCGCTACAAGGACCCCTGTGAACTGACCCACCTCTGTCGTATGGTGGTTCGGACCGCTCTGCTGGCCAGGGGCCGCTTACCGGACGGCATCAAGTCGCTACCACTCCCTACACTCCTCCAAGGCTACCTCAACCTAGAGAGCTGA